In Candidatus Sysuiplasma jiujiangense, the following are encoded in one genomic region:
- a CDS encoding NDP-sugar synthase, producing the protein MKAIVMAAGKGTRLLPITATRPKPMIPLLNEPILDHMMKVLRESGVTEATVLVDYLSDKIVKHLGDGSKYGMEVQYTTDNIKRGTAGAVKFASENISEPFLVVSADVLTTIDLRKFIESHHEHGAAVSMALSSVRDPSQFGVAILDENNRVTRFQEKPKREEAFSNLVNAGMYVCAPEAMKLIPADRPSDFSRDLFPLMLSRNDRIYGFTFDSYWNDIGLPSTYLGATRDLIEGRVDGQAAEESISDDEEMKHGRLVTGSNCSISASVQIEGFAVLGDNVSVGKNVKLSHSIIYSNTLIGDNSIISDAIVGEGVILGRSVTLDEGVVIGDRTRIGEDSRIGHNIKIWVRSRLGSGTKMLHT; encoded by the coding sequence ATGAAAGCGATAGTTATGGCAGCGGGAAAGGGAACGAGACTGCTGCCGATTACAGCTACAAGGCCGAAACCAATGATACCGTTATTGAATGAGCCCATACTCGACCACATGATGAAAGTTCTCAGGGAGAGCGGGGTGACAGAGGCGACCGTTCTTGTCGATTATCTCTCTGACAAGATCGTCAAGCATCTCGGCGACGGAAGCAAGTATGGCATGGAAGTTCAGTACACGACGGATAACATCAAAAGGGGTACTGCCGGGGCAGTGAAATTTGCGTCAGAGAATATCTCCGAGCCGTTTCTTGTTGTGTCAGCCGATGTGCTCACAACAATTGATCTGCGTAAATTCATCGAATCCCACCATGAACATGGGGCAGCTGTATCCATGGCACTCTCGAGTGTACGCGACCCGTCACAATTTGGTGTGGCAATACTTGATGAAAACAACCGCGTAACCAGGTTTCAGGAAAAACCGAAAAGAGAAGAGGCGTTCAGCAATCTTGTAAACGCCGGAATGTATGTTTGTGCGCCTGAGGCAATGAAACTCATACCGGCAGATCGGCCATCTGATTTTTCCAGGGATCTGTTTCCGCTGATGCTGTCAAGGAACGATCGCATCTACGGTTTTACATTCGACAGTTACTGGAATGACATCGGTCTTCCGAGCACCTACTTGGGAGCCACAAGGGATCTTATTGAGGGACGCGTTGATGGCCAGGCAGCGGAGGAAAGCATATCAGACGACGAAGAAATGAAACACGGAAGGCTAGTGACTGGAAGCAATTGCTCTATCTCGGCATCCGTCCAGATTGAAGGCTTTGCGGTTCTCGGCGATAATGTGTCTGTGGGAAAAAACGTTAAGCTGTCACATTCGATAATCTATTCAAACACGCTTATAGGGGACAATTCAATTATATCGGACGCAATTGTGGGGGAGGGTGTGATCCTCGGCCGTTCTGTTACCCTCGACGAAGGAGTTGTTATAGGGGACAGGACCAGAATCGGGGAGGACAGCCGCATAGGGCACAATATAAAAATCTGGGTACGTTCAAGACTCGGTTCCGGAACAAAAATGCTGCATACGTGA